Sequence from the uncultured Draconibacterium sp. genome:
TTCGAACCTTGCCGTTATTACTCACTCAACTTCTGAATTTGTAGTTGATTTTGTACGGATTATGCCTGGTATTCCAAAAGCGAATGTAAAATCTCGTATTATTCTTACACCGGAACATGCCAAACGTTTGTTAATGGCCTTGCAAGATAATATTGCAAAATTTGAAGCACAGCATGGCCCGATTAAAAACGTTAATTCAGGTAACGATCCGAATTTGCCACCAATGAATTTTGGTGGACCTACAGCTCAGGCTTAGTAATTTACAAGCATAATATTTAAAGAGGAATCATTAGTGGTTCCTCTTTTTTTTATATTATAATCGGGTTAATACCTATAGGCTAATTAATCTGTTGTCCTCACTGACTACGCTTTCACGTATCATACTTTCGGTTCTGTGAATGAATAGGGGCAAGGCCCCGATACTTAACAGCATCGTCCGTAAGGGCGATGCTGTTAAACGGGCGACATTTTTAAAGCATAAGTATAACAAAAGGAAGATGCCCGGGGCATAAAAAAAACCGGCCCGTAATTAACGAACCGGTTCTCTGAATTAATTTGGTTAGATTTGGTTTGAAATCCGCCGATGAAGGTAATAAAATAATCGATATACAACTATCTGTAAATAGTACAATTTACTATGGGCGATGGTGTTGATGCGCCCTGAGTATTTGAAAACTAGGTTTTTTGTACATGGATTAAAGCACTTATTGTTTCAAGTAAAGCCGGCCCGGAATGAGATAACAACAAAACACCGAAAACGAAAGAAGAGATATAAATCACATCGCAACACTTTATCTAACAAAAATGACCGTTTAAAACGCCTGAAAACAGCCTGAAACCTTCTGTTTTTAATTAAAATGGTTTTAAATTAATTGTCACTTTCTCAGCTCAGAATTTTGGAATATTGAGGTTGATTGTTTTAAAGCATTGTCAGCATTGCGTTTGGGCGGGTACGTGAGTGCTGAATGCCTTGACTGCTCTGCTCTTTAACAAATATTAAAGGTCTCTGAGTCCTAATCTCTTTGGTTAGTTTTATACCGATTTTTATATTTGTTAGCTTTGAAATTGCAGGAGTAGCTAAAATGCTCGGGCAATAGATCGAAAAAATAGAGAAATTATATATCAATCAATAAAAAATCTTACTGAATGAAGGCTTATAACATTATTGTTTTGGCGAAGCAGGTTCCCGACACAAGAAATGTGGGGAAAGATGCTATGAAGGCTGACGGGACGATAAACAGGGCTGTGCTTCCTGCCATCTTTAATCCCGAGGATTTGAACGCCCTCGAACAAGCACTACGCATTAAAGATCAATTTCCTGAATCAAAAATCAATATTCTAACCATGGGGCCGGGTAGGGCTGCCGATATTATTCGCGAAGGTTTATATCGCGGTGCCGACGGTGGTATTTTGCTAACCGACCGTGCTTTTGCCGGTTCGGATACATTGGCAACATCGTATGCCATTGGACAGGCGTTGAAAAAAATGGGTAAAATTGATATGATCATCGCAGGTCGTCAGGCTATCGATGGTGATACTGCCCAGGTTGGCCCTCAGGTGGCCGAAAAGCTGGGTATGTTGCAAATAACATACGTTGAAGAGGTGCTGGAGGTAAAAGACAAATCGGTTACCGTAAAACGCCGTTTAGAGAATGGTGTGGAAACAGCAAAATGTCCGATGCCTTTGGTAATGACTGTTAACGGCTCAGCTCCTGATTGCCGTGCGCGTAATGCCAAACGGATTATGAAATTCAAAAAGGCAAGAACAGTTACCGAACTTCAAAAAGAAAATGAAGACTATACTGCATTGTACAACGAACACCCTGACCTGATGATTCAGGAATGGACCGTTAACGATATTGAAACTGATGCATCGCAGCTTGGTCTTACCGGCTCGCCAACCAAAGTGAAAACGGTTGAGAATGTTGTTCTTCAGGCAAAAGATTCGAAAGTAATTTCGGCTGCCGACAACGAAATTGAGGCCATGATGGTTGAGTTAATTAAGAGTCACACAATTGGCTAAGGCCATTAATTGAATAGTTAAAAATTTGAAGAAATGAGCAGCGTATTTGTTTATTGCGAAATAGAAGATGGCCAGGTAGCTGATGTTAGTCAGGAATTGCTAACCAAGGGACGTACCCTGGCAAATGAATTAAAATGTAAACTGGAAGCCATTGCTATCGGGAGCAAAATCGATAAAGTTGGCGATCAAATAATTCCTTACGGTGTAGATACACTTTACATTGCAGACGATGAGCGTTTGTTCCCTTACCAGACTTTGCCACACACTTCAATTGTGGTGAACCTGTTTAAAGAGCAAAAGCCTCAGATCGCTTTGATGGGAGCTTCGTCGATTGGTCGTGATTTAGGACCACGCGTTTCATCGGCATTGCACAGTGGTTTAACAGCCGACTGTACCAGCCTTGTAATTGGCGATCATTACGATAAAAAACAAGACAAGAATTACGAAAACCTCCTTTACCAGATTCGTCCGGCTTTTGGAGGAAACATCATTGCAACCATTATCAACCCCGATTGCCGTCCGCAAATGGCAACCGTGCGCGAGGGTGTAATGAAAAAAGAGATTCTTGATCCGAAATACAAAGGAAAAGTTGTAAAACTTGATGTTGCTAAATATGTAAGCGACGAAGATTTCGTGGTTGAGATTATTGAGCGCCACATGGAAAAAAGCAAGGTGAACGTTAAAGGTGCACCGATTGTTGTTGCCGGTGGTTATGGTGTAGGATCGAAAGAGAACTTCAAGTTGTTGTATGATTTGGCAGAAGTACTGGGTGGCGAAGTTGGTGCTTCGCGTGCGGCGGTCGACTCTGGTTTGGCAGGTCACGATCGCCAGATCGGACAAACAGGTATTACCGTTCGTCCAAAACTGTACATTGCCTGCGGTATCTCGGGGCAAATTCAGCACCGTGCCGGAATGGAAGATTCAGCACAGATCATCGCGATCAATACCGACCCTGATGCTCCGATTAATGCAATAGCCGACTATGTAATTACCGGAGATGTGGCAGAGGTCATTCCTAAAATGATCAAGTATTATAAAAAGAACACCAAGTAGTCACGACTTAAAATTGTAAAAAATGGCAAATTATTATACAGATAACAGCGAGTTAAAATTTCACCTGAATCACCCGTTAATGAAAGAGATCGTTCGGTTAAAAGAACGTGAATATACTTTCAAGGATGAATTTGATTTTGCTCCACTGGATTACGAAGATGCAATTGACAGTTACGATCGTGTGCTGGAGGTTGTTGGCGAAATTTGCGGAAACATTGTTTCTGAAAATGCCGAAAGTATTGATGCTGAAGGACCGGAAGTAATCGACGGACACGTAAAATATGCCCGAGGAACCGAGGAAAACATCAAAGCATTGAACCAGGCCGGATTGATGGGAATGTCGTTGCCTTACAAATACGAAGGTTTGAACTTCCCGATTGTGCCTTATATTATGGCAGCCGATATTGTATCGCGCGCCGATGCCGGTTTTGTAAATATTTGGGGTTTGCAGGATTGTGCCGAAACCATTAACGAATTTGCTTCGGAAGAGCAAAAAGAAAAATACCTGCCACGTGTGTGCAACGGCGACACTATGGCAATGGACTTAACCGAGCCGGATGCCGGTTCCGACTTACAGGCGGTGCAGTTAAAAGCTACCTGGAACGAGGAGAAACAAGTTTGGTTGCTGAATGGTGTGAAACGATTCATCACCAACGGCGACGGCGATATTTCGCTTGTTTTGGCCCGCTCGGAAGCCGGAACAACTGACGGCCGTGGTTTGTCGATGTATATTTACGACAAACAATCGGGTGGAGTAACCGTTCGTCGTATCGAGCACAAAATGGGTATTATTGGTTCGCCAACCTGCGAATTGGTATTCAAAGATGCTCCGGCCGAATTGGTTGGATCGCGTAAAATGGGACTGATCAAATACGTTATGGCGTTAATGAACGGTGCTCGTTTGGGTATTGCAGCGCAGTCGGTGGGAGTTTGTGAAGCAGCTTACCGCGAAGCTATGGCATACGCCAAAGAACGTATGCAGTTCGGAAAAGCGATCATTAAATTCCCGGCTGTTTACGAAATGCTTTCGCTGATGAAAGCCAAACTGGATGCTTCGCGTACTTTGTTGTACGAAACTTCGCGTTTTGTTGATATGTACAAAACCTACATGCACATTGCCGAAGAGCGTAAACTGGAGAAAGAAGAGCGCGACGAAATGAAAAAGTATCAGCGTTTGGCTGATATCTTTACACCACTTGTAAAAGGTATGGCGAGCGAATACAGTAACCAGCTGGCTTACGATGCGGTTCAGATTCATGGTGGATCGGGCTTTATGAAAGACTACCCGGTTGAACGTATCTACCGCGATGCCCGTATTACTTCAATTTACGAAGGAACTACTCAGCTGCAGGTTGTTGCTGCCATCCGTGGTGTAACAACAGGCGGTTACCTGAACCAGATTCGTACTTACGAAGCTGAAAAGGTTTCGCCAACATTAGAGCACCTGAAACGTACGCTTATTATTTTAACTGCCGATTACGAAGAAGCAGTTAAAAAAGTAACTGCTGCAGGCGACAACGAGTTTGTTGATTTCCATGCACGTCGTTTGGTTGAAATGGCAGGCCACATTATTATGAGCTACCTGTTGTTGCTGGATACCAACCGCGAGGCTTCGTTCCTGAAATCGACGAAAAACTATATCGCTTTTGCAAAAGCACAGGTAAAAGCACATGCCGAGTTTATCCGTGCATCGGAATTAAGCGACGTAGGTGATTACAAATTTGAAATGTAATAACAAGCTGCGAGCCACGAGCTACTAGCTTTTAGAAAAGATAATAAAGCCACTTTCCGGTTAACGGGAGGTGGCTTTTTCTTTTTCGAAATTTCGAAAGCGGTTCAGTTTATTGGGAGCCTTACATCAATGATGTTTTCCCTTTGTAAGGGAAAATGTCGACAGACAAAAGGGTAGGGGCACTTTCATTTTTATGGTTGTTTCCGAAACCCCATCTTTCATAAGTATTGATATTTGAATTTCGTCCGGAAGAACCACTTGGCTTCGATCGGCTTACTTCGCCGGACGATTTCTCTTCGGTGGTTTAACCCCGGCGCTATGCACCGGGTTATTCACATTCGCCGCTTTCAGCGCCACAAAGCTTATTATAACGATAGCACAAGGAATTCTATAAATCGTTTCAATATCCCGAAGGGATGAAATATTAATAACCGCGGGTGAAACCCGGGGTAGATGTGAAAATAAATCAAAGGCGCAACCGGTAAGTTCTTTGAAATGCAATGATGGCTTGCGCCGTAATTCTCTGACGTCGGTGAAATAATCCCCATCAGATATTTCATGTGATCCAGTTTTCCATTTGTAAGGGAACCTTGTCTAACGGAAGGCAGGAATGTTGACAGACAAAAGGGTAGGGCCACCTTCAAACCCTATTTGTTTTGGGAGCACACCCAAAACAAAAAACATGAGTTAGGGAGCCTTTGGTAATACTCCCAAAAGAGCCGCAAAACAAAAGTCGAACAAGCCTCATTTATTATTTGTTAAAGAAGACGAGCGTAACGACCTAAGGATTTACGCGTTATAAAACAAATATTTCAATGCCGGGAAAAATGAGAATTCGACAAACCATAATTGCGCTGTTTGTTACTTCTTTGTTTTTATTTCTGCCGCAACACAAGGGCGTTCTGGCATCCTCAACTTTTAAATTGCAAAAGGGCAAAACCTTAATCTACGGGCACAACCTCAACGAAGGCGATTTTGGTGTGCCGGGCCTGGTGTTCATCAACAAACGCGGAATGTTTAAAACGGGCCGGACATGGAGCGAGATCATTACACGGGGGCAGATAAATCCTTCTTCGCATACCTGGATTTCGCGCTATGGCTCGGTTACTTTCAATAATTTCGGGAAAGATTTCCCCGATGGAGGGATGAACGAAGCGGGTTTGTTTATTTGGGAGATGAACGAAGAGGCTGATTATCCGAAAAACGATAGCCTGCCCAAACTCAACCAAATGAACTGGATGCAGTACATTCTCGATAACTATTCAACTACTGAAGAGGCTATTCGCAGTGCCTCTGAATTTGAGATTGATGGCTGGAGCTGGCATTTCTTCGTGGGCGATGCCGAGGGCAATACGGCAGCAATTGCCTTTATAAATGGCGAGGTGGTAGTGCACACCGGAGATGAAATGCCGGTTCCGGCACTTTTTAATTCTCCGTATGACCGTGAGTTGGAGTTGTTGAAATATTTCCGTGGATTTGGTGGCGAGTACCAGCCCGACGAAACGGATCCGAATGTGCCTCGTTTTGTGCGTACGGCGGTAATGATCGATAACTTCAATAAAGATGATGATCCGGTTGAATATGGTTTTTATATGCTGAAAACCTTGCGTGTTTTCAACGATCCTGAATGGTCAATCCTGTTCGATGCCCAAAATAGAACGGTTCATTTTCGCACTCGTATAAATCCCGAAAGAAAAACACTGGTAATGGATGAAGTTGATTTTGGCAACAGCGAACCGGCGCTGGTATTGAATATGGCTACGGCTTTTAGTGGCAATATTCTGTCGGTGTTTAAACCCTATTCCAAAAGTATCATGCAGCATTTCATCCGGTTTGAGTTATTGCCCGTTCTTCCCAAGGATTTTATTACACATGGCGACTTATCGGCCAAGCAGTTTACTGAACGGATTGTTCATCATACCGATTCGTACACCGACAGTACCAATCACTTTTTTAAGGGAACCTGGGAAAGCATTCGAACAGGAGAAGAAAATGAAGTACATTTTTTAATCGAATTTGAAGTGGAAGGCAATGCTGTTACGGCTGTTATTTCGCAGAATGCAAGCGGTGAGCATTACCAAGTCGATAATCTCAGAATGTCAGGACATCAATTCTGTTTTACCTTTCAAACAAAATCGGGTAAAATCCTGGAAGTCAAAGGCACTATTCGCGAAGATGAAATGCATGTTAATCTTTTGGG
This genomic interval carries:
- a CDS encoding DUF3467 domain-containing protein, whose translation is MEDKKHKSQQINIELNEEVAQGTYSNLAVITHSTSEFVVDFVRIMPGIPKANVKSRIILTPEHAKRLLMALQDNIAKFEAQHGPIKNVNSGNDPNLPPMNFGGPTAQA
- a CDS encoding electron transfer flavoprotein subunit beta/FixA family protein; amino-acid sequence: MKAYNIIVLAKQVPDTRNVGKDAMKADGTINRAVLPAIFNPEDLNALEQALRIKDQFPESKINILTMGPGRAADIIREGLYRGADGGILLTDRAFAGSDTLATSYAIGQALKKMGKIDMIIAGRQAIDGDTAQVGPQVAEKLGMLQITYVEEVLEVKDKSVTVKRRLENGVETAKCPMPLVMTVNGSAPDCRARNAKRIMKFKKARTVTELQKENEDYTALYNEHPDLMIQEWTVNDIETDASQLGLTGSPTKVKTVENVVLQAKDSKVISAADNEIEAMMVELIKSHTIG
- a CDS encoding electron transfer flavoprotein subunit alpha/FixB family protein — its product is MSSVFVYCEIEDGQVADVSQELLTKGRTLANELKCKLEAIAIGSKIDKVGDQIIPYGVDTLYIADDERLFPYQTLPHTSIVVNLFKEQKPQIALMGASSIGRDLGPRVSSALHSGLTADCTSLVIGDHYDKKQDKNYENLLYQIRPAFGGNIIATIINPDCRPQMATVREGVMKKEILDPKYKGKVVKLDVAKYVSDEDFVVEIIERHMEKSKVNVKGAPIVVAGGYGVGSKENFKLLYDLAEVLGGEVGASRAAVDSGLAGHDRQIGQTGITVRPKLYIACGISGQIQHRAGMEDSAQIIAINTDPDAPINAIADYVITGDVAEVIPKMIKYYKKNTK
- a CDS encoding acyl-CoA dehydrogenase family protein, whose translation is MANYYTDNSELKFHLNHPLMKEIVRLKEREYTFKDEFDFAPLDYEDAIDSYDRVLEVVGEICGNIVSENAESIDAEGPEVIDGHVKYARGTEENIKALNQAGLMGMSLPYKYEGLNFPIVPYIMAADIVSRADAGFVNIWGLQDCAETINEFASEEQKEKYLPRVCNGDTMAMDLTEPDAGSDLQAVQLKATWNEEKQVWLLNGVKRFITNGDGDISLVLARSEAGTTDGRGLSMYIYDKQSGGVTVRRIEHKMGIIGSPTCELVFKDAPAELVGSRKMGLIKYVMALMNGARLGIAAQSVGVCEAAYREAMAYAKERMQFGKAIIKFPAVYEMLSLMKAKLDASRTLLYETSRFVDMYKTYMHIAEERKLEKEERDEMKKYQRLADIFTPLVKGMASEYSNQLAYDAVQIHGGSGFMKDYPVERIYRDARITSIYEGTTQLQVVAAIRGVTTGGYLNQIRTYEAEKVSPTLEHLKRTLIILTADYEEAVKKVTAAGDNEFVDFHARRLVEMAGHIIMSYLLLLDTNREASFLKSTKNYIAFAKAQVKAHAEFIRASELSDVGDYKFEM